A stretch of the Leguminivora glycinivorella isolate SPB_JAAS2020 chromosome 2, LegGlyc_1.1, whole genome shotgun sequence genome encodes the following:
- the LOC125239371 gene encoding uncharacterized protein LOC125239371, with translation MVIYKKLGLGARACLLAGSPPWDLEAVVQSTVYWRVQRARAEGNWPAPPEVRKWREEAQDVLFAQWAERLEIPGPSRDLVAAVRPVLQEWVQRRHSALSFHLAQILTGHGCFGKYLCEMLGREPTTAYHHCGGAMDTAKHTREECSAWSP, from the exons ATGGTTATA tacaagaaGCTTGGCTTAGGAGCTAGGGCTTGCTTGCTGGCTGGGAGCCCTCCCTGGGACCTGGAAGCCGTGGTACAATCCACCGTCTACTGGCGGGTGCAACGAGCAAGAGCGGAAGGAAACTGGCCAGCCCCTCCGGAAGTCCGTAAATGGCGGGAAGAGGCTCAAGACGTGCTATTTGCACAATGGGCGGAGCGTTTAGAGATCCCGGGACCCAGCCGGGATTTGGTGGCTGCTGTTCGACCTGTTCTGCAAGAATGGGTCCAACGAAGACATAGCGCACTCTCCTTCCACCTCGCACAGATCCTGACGGGACACGGCTGCTTCGGCAAATATCTGTGCGAGATGCTGGGACGAGAGCCGACAACGGCGTATCACCACTGTGGAGGAGCCATGGACACGGCCAAGCACACACGCGAAGAGTGCTCTGCGTGGTCACCGTAA
- the LOC125242330 gene encoding uncharacterized protein LOC125242330, translating to MGMRACYEKEKLYAQDLTGLTLGKAVEYAENVATARAAATASASGAGAAAAAAGAATLDPLLKISRSTSAHKGQAAAKSSRLAKPKCTTCGYTNHKTAECQYSDYVCKKCNVKGHLRRVCPSKVNYVDNGADDEDFGDDVLTGQY from the coding sequence ATGGGAATGAGGGCTTGTTATGAAAAAGAAAAGCTGTACGCTCAGGATCTGACTGGCCTTACGCTTGGCAAAGCTGTGGAATACGCCGAAAATGTTGCCACCGCGCGCGCAGCTGCCACCGCTAGCGCGAGCGGAgcgggcgccgccgccgccgccgcgggcGCCGCGACGCTGGACCCGCTATTAAAGATATCGCGCAGTACTAGTGCCCATAAGGGACAGGCCGCGGCTAAGTCTAGCCGTTTAGCGAAGCCTAAGTGTACCACATGCGGATATACCAACCACAAGACCGCGGAGTGTCAGTACAGTGATTATGTGTGTAAGAAGTGTAACGTTAAAGGCCATCTACGTAGGGTGTGTCCGTCAAAAGTGAACTACGTAGACAATGGAGCCGACGACGAGGACTTCGGAGACGATG